The Akkermansia sp. N21116 genome includes a region encoding these proteins:
- the cas4 gene encoding CRISPR-associated protein Cas4 — protein sequence MPASSIPISALQHYLFCPRQCALIHVEQEWGENYLTAAGRIEHQRVDSGESGNQGGIRVERSVHLQSARYGIHGVADLVEYHGSSKRWSAIVPVEYKHGKPKEHRADEVQLCAQALCLEEIHGIDIPLGAFFYWRTRRRHEIAMDDSLRELTKATILAVQQLIESCHIPEPSPGLHCSACSMNEFCLPGIVGNRKTSATSYIEDQLRTMLAEETGETS from the coding sequence ATGCCAGCCTCCTCCATCCCCATTTCTGCATTGCAGCACTACCTTTTTTGTCCGAGGCAGTGTGCGTTGATTCATGTCGAGCAGGAATGGGGGGAAAACTATTTGACGGCTGCTGGAAGAATCGAACATCAGCGCGTTGACTCCGGTGAATCCGGAAACCAGGGTGGTATCAGAGTCGAACGGAGCGTCCATTTGCAATCCGCGCGGTATGGGATACATGGGGTTGCGGATCTCGTGGAGTACCATGGCTCGTCCAAACGCTGGTCTGCCATTGTACCGGTCGAATATAAACACGGTAAACCCAAGGAGCATCGGGCAGATGAAGTTCAGTTGTGCGCTCAGGCTCTGTGTTTGGAAGAAATTCATGGGATAGATATCCCACTGGGAGCGTTTTTCTATTGGCGCACCAGGCGGAGGCATGAAATAGCCATGGATGATTCCTTAAGAGAGCTGACAAAGGCAACTATACTGGCGGTTCAACAATTGATCGAATCCTGCCACATACCGGAACCATCTCCCGGCCTGCACTGTTCGGCTTGCTCCATGAACGAATTTTGCCTGCCTGGCATTGTCGGGAACCGAAAAACATCTGCTACCAGCTACATCGAAGATCAATTGAGGACAATGCTTGCCGAAGAGACTGGGGAGACATCATGA
- a CDS encoding 4Fe-4S binding protein, whose protein sequence is MATYAIHFSPTGTTRFCLRTICLDLDERFSEISLNPSVARRKTYSFLPGDLVVIGFPVYGGRLPSLPESLTTYLQGNGANACCLVTYGNRAYEDALLELSDLCTASGFTVIAGGAFIGQHTFSPQIATNRPDIQDIRALLSFSAAIREKQKNGSSTVPLLPGNRPYREWNPMPVAPQPNENCIECGACAEACPVDAISREAHYIATDPIRCLDCYACVKACPTEGRSIIAPPFQKKIADLTAMLQGVRREPEWFL, encoded by the coding sequence ATGGCTACTTACGCAATCCACTTCAGCCCAACCGGGACAACGCGCTTTTGTCTCCGTACCATCTGTCTGGATCTGGACGAACGTTTCTCGGAAATCAGCCTCAATCCATCCGTCGCCCGCAGAAAGACCTACTCCTTTCTGCCCGGAGACCTCGTCGTGATCGGCTTTCCCGTGTACGGAGGTCGCTTGCCATCTCTGCCGGAATCCCTCACAACCTACCTCCAAGGCAACGGAGCCAACGCCTGTTGCCTTGTCACCTACGGCAACCGGGCTTACGAAGACGCCTTGCTTGAACTGTCCGATCTCTGCACCGCGTCTGGATTCACCGTCATCGCAGGAGGAGCCTTTATCGGGCAACACACTTTCTCTCCACAAATTGCGACCAACCGCCCGGATATACAAGACATCAGAGCCCTGCTATCCTTCTCTGCCGCCATCCGCGAAAAACAAAAAAACGGTTCCTCCACCGTACCCTTACTACCCGGTAACAGGCCATACCGGGAATGGAACCCCATGCCTGTGGCCCCACAACCTAACGAAAACTGCATTGAATGCGGAGCCTGTGCCGAAGCATGCCCCGTCGACGCCATCTCCCGGGAAGCCCATTACATTGCAACCGATCCCATCCGGTGCCTTGATTGTTACGCTTGTGTCAAAGCCTGCCCCACCGAAGGCAGAAGTATCATAGCACCGCCATTCCAAAAGAAAATAGCCGATCTCACCGCCATGCTTCAAGGCGTCCGGCGAGAGCCCGAATGGTTCCTGTAA
- the cas7c gene encoding type I-C CRISPR-associated protein Cas7/Csd2, whose protein sequence is MNKIDFILLFDVLDANPNGDPDAGNMPRQDVETGQGLVTDVCLKRKVRNFIQLTKKDVPGFDIYVKEKAILNDQNARAYTALSLDPDKKAGAKEKDDARAWMCQNFFDIRAFGAVMTTDVNCGQVRGPLQLSFARSIDPVFNAEFAVTRCAVTTQKESDKQGGDNRTMGRKYAIPYGLYKAQGCLNPFLAEQTGFSEGDWETFVDALTHLFEFDTSAARPAGSMAMRKLILFKHNNQLGAAPAHKLIDLVKVTKKNGVDAPRSIGDYVIDIDREKLPAGVTVEEIDC, encoded by the coding sequence ATGAACAAAATTGACTTTATTCTCCTCTTCGATGTGCTGGATGCCAACCCCAATGGCGATCCGGATGCAGGCAACATGCCCCGCCAGGATGTGGAAACGGGGCAGGGGCTGGTAACTGACGTGTGCCTGAAACGCAAGGTGCGCAATTTCATTCAGTTAACGAAAAAGGATGTTCCCGGTTTCGATATTTATGTGAAAGAGAAAGCCATTCTCAATGACCAGAATGCGCGTGCCTACACGGCACTTTCACTTGATCCTGACAAAAAAGCAGGAGCTAAGGAAAAGGACGATGCCCGCGCCTGGATGTGTCAGAACTTTTTTGACATCCGCGCATTCGGTGCCGTGATGACGACTGATGTGAATTGTGGTCAGGTAAGAGGGCCTTTGCAGCTTTCTTTCGCACGGTCGATCGACCCTGTTTTCAATGCCGAATTCGCTGTGACGCGTTGTGCCGTGACCACTCAAAAAGAATCCGATAAACAAGGCGGAGACAACAGAACCATGGGGCGCAAATATGCCATTCCCTATGGTCTCTACAAGGCACAGGGATGCCTGAATCCGTTTCTTGCCGAGCAAACCGGGTTTTCCGAGGGCGATTGGGAAACATTTGTCGATGCTCTGACTCACCTGTTTGAGTTCGACACCTCTGCTGCGCGTCCGGCGGGTTCGATGGCCATGAGGAAATTGATCCTCTTCAAACATAACAACCAGCTTGGGGCCGCTCCGGCACACAAATTGATCGACCTTGTCAAAGTTACCAAAAAGAACGGAGTAGATGCTCCGCGTTCCATTGGAGACTATGTGATTGATATTGATCGTGAAAAGCTTCCAGCTGGAGTAACGGTCGAAGAAATTGACTGTTAA
- the cas1c gene encoding type I-C CRISPR-associated endonuclease Cas1c: MKQHLNTLFVTREGVWLAKDGETVSIQEKGNTLMRVPLHNLESIMTMGWDIAVSPQLMAACVEQGISLSFCSPHGRFFASATGATRGNVLLRRTQYRWADDAERGLHIAREMITAKVLNCRNVLMRASRDHPDAQSALQPAIDGLAASIRQIRKVDAAASLLGFEGQAADIYFSAFPHMISNSHRAFVFSGRNRRPPRDAVNAVLSFLYSLLAHDCRSALEACGLDSFVGFFHRDRPGRAGLALDLMEEFRAPLADRMALSLINRQQLDMKDFEYEASGAVLLREESRKKVITAWQERKKEQIIHPFLQEKMTIGFLPHIQARLLSRHLRGDIDSYPPMIWK; this comes from the coding sequence ATGAAACAGCATTTAAATACTCTTTTTGTTACGCGGGAAGGCGTGTGGCTTGCCAAGGATGGCGAGACAGTGTCCATTCAGGAAAAAGGAAACACCTTGATGAGGGTTCCCTTGCATAATTTGGAATCAATCATGACGATGGGGTGGGACATTGCCGTATCTCCTCAATTGATGGCGGCCTGTGTAGAACAAGGAATATCCTTGAGCTTTTGTTCTCCTCACGGGCGTTTTTTTGCCTCTGCTACGGGAGCGACTCGCGGTAATGTTCTTTTGAGGAGAACCCAATATCGATGGGCGGATGATGCTGAACGCGGTCTTCATATTGCTCGTGAAATGATAACCGCCAAGGTACTCAATTGTCGAAATGTCTTAATGAGGGCATCCCGGGATCATCCCGACGCACAGTCGGCCCTGCAACCGGCAATAGATGGATTGGCCGCCAGCATCCGTCAGATACGGAAAGTAGATGCAGCTGCTAGCTTGTTAGGGTTTGAAGGACAGGCTGCGGATATCTATTTTTCGGCATTTCCCCACATGATTTCAAATTCCCATCGGGCATTCGTCTTTTCTGGGAGAAACAGGCGTCCTCCGAGAGATGCCGTCAATGCCGTATTGTCCTTTCTCTATAGCCTTTTGGCTCATGATTGCCGATCCGCATTGGAAGCTTGTGGACTTGATTCTTTTGTCGGTTTTTTTCATCGGGACAGACCGGGGCGTGCGGGACTGGCTCTTGACTTGATGGAAGAATTTCGTGCCCCTCTGGCTGACAGAATGGCCTTGAGCCTGATCAATCGGCAGCAACTGGATATGAAGGATTTTGAATACGAAGCAAGTGGAGCAGTTCTACTTCGGGAAGAAAGTCGTAAAAAAGTCATAACCGCGTGGCAGGAACGAAAAAAAGAGCAGATCATTCATCCTTTCTTGCAAGAAAAGATGACGATTGGATTTCTTCCTCATATTCAGGCGCGTTTGCTGTCACGCCATCTGAGGGGAGATATAGACTCCTATCCACCCATGATTTGGAAATAA
- a CDS encoding M3 family metallopeptidase: MKFRFPFTVTAALLLTLCPLHALDPASSSPDAPAPATREVHPFLESSFPVAWSKLTPDKIVPDMEEAIRITRSRLDAIGRVPVENMTYANTFGAYDAAIAFIDEAETKVSHLTNVCDSDAIREATAKIMPELAVFSSAINKDKRLWNALKTASEHLQKANLTPEQIRFINVTLKNFRDGGADMPEEIQKRLEDIDRELSETTRQFGNILLDSHAAWNFTTTRENELKGIDHDTLVRAEKRYAQHHPNAPRKGWQFTWDNITSANLMVKAENEEFRRNLWEKIATAYTGKFNTEPLIKKILKLREEKAKLMGYDSFSDFILKDSMTGSSKAGLDFVNDLIDKAKPHYFTDLENLRAYKAAKTGNNNAILHPWDTAYWSARQKEELFHYSEESVTPYLPADAVLNGLFSIANRLYGITITERPTEYIEPGSGAAPTPGSIEVWHPQVRFFDVADEKSNEHIGSFYLDIYPRLSKRNGAWMGTISLARPTTSDSPGHPHLGLIGANVRGPVGGNPALLTPANAKTLFHEFGHMLHLLFSKVETSALAGTAVPRDFVELPSQLMENWFWEPDLLKDMAKHYKTGQPIPDKLLLSMQNVRKYHAALNFMRQLMLGKMDLALHLNPDLLRKTPLDKLDKAVLNDILYHKDVALPSVVRGSHHLFSNPVGYASFYFSYKWAEILEADAFSKFKHDGIFNQATAQSFRTNILEKGYSSPPSVLFKNFMGRDPNPDAMLRKYGIIDEEQQNPALTLLRNNLPPRE; this comes from the coding sequence ATGAAATTTCGTTTCCCATTTACCGTTACCGCCGCTCTTCTTCTTACGCTTTGCCCTCTTCATGCTTTAGATCCTGCCTCTTCTTCTCCGGATGCTCCGGCACCTGCCACGCGAGAAGTACACCCCTTTCTCGAATCCTCCTTCCCTGTTGCGTGGAGCAAGCTGACCCCGGACAAAATCGTCCCCGATATGGAAGAAGCCATCCGTATCACTCGTAGCAGACTTGATGCTATCGGCCGGGTACCTGTCGAAAACATGACCTACGCCAACACCTTCGGCGCCTATGATGCCGCCATTGCCTTCATCGACGAGGCAGAAACAAAAGTTAGCCATCTCACCAATGTCTGCGACAGCGACGCCATCCGCGAGGCTACCGCTAAAATCATGCCGGAGCTAGCCGTCTTCTCCTCCGCCATCAACAAGGACAAACGTCTCTGGAATGCCTTGAAAACAGCCTCCGAACACCTTCAAAAAGCCAATCTCACTCCCGAACAAATACGCTTCATCAACGTCACCCTCAAAAACTTTCGTGATGGCGGAGCCGACATGCCGGAGGAAATCCAAAAACGCCTTGAGGACATTGATCGCGAACTGTCCGAAACCACTCGGCAATTCGGCAACATTCTGCTGGACAGCCATGCCGCCTGGAACTTCACGACCACACGGGAAAATGAACTGAAGGGGATTGACCACGACACACTTGTCCGTGCTGAAAAACGCTATGCCCAACACCATCCCAATGCCCCCCGGAAAGGCTGGCAGTTCACTTGGGACAACATCACCTCGGCCAACCTCATGGTCAAGGCGGAAAACGAAGAATTCCGCCGCAATCTTTGGGAAAAAATAGCCACGGCCTACACAGGCAAGTTCAATACGGAACCCCTGATCAAAAAAATTCTGAAACTCCGCGAAGAAAAAGCGAAGCTCATGGGTTATGACTCCTTCTCCGATTTTATCCTCAAGGACAGCATGACCGGCAGCAGTAAAGCCGGACTCGACTTCGTCAACGATCTCATCGACAAAGCAAAACCCCATTACTTCACGGATTTGGAAAACCTCCGCGCCTACAAGGCAGCCAAAACAGGCAACAACAATGCCATCCTGCATCCATGGGACACCGCCTATTGGAGCGCCAGGCAAAAAGAAGAACTCTTCCACTATTCCGAAGAATCCGTCACTCCCTATCTGCCGGCAGATGCCGTCCTCAACGGCCTTTTCTCCATCGCCAACAGGCTCTATGGCATCACAATCACCGAACGCCCCACAGAATATATCGAACCAGGTTCCGGAGCGGCTCCAACGCCGGGCTCCATCGAAGTCTGGCACCCTCAAGTCCGCTTCTTCGATGTAGCCGATGAAAAATCCAACGAACACATCGGCTCTTTCTATCTGGACATCTATCCACGTCTCAGCAAGCGTAACGGCGCCTGGATGGGTACAATTTCCCTTGCTCGCCCCACAACGTCCGATTCGCCCGGACATCCTCACTTGGGATTGATCGGCGCCAATGTCCGAGGCCCGGTGGGAGGCAATCCGGCTTTGCTGACCCCGGCCAACGCAAAGACTCTTTTCCACGAATTCGGGCACATGCTTCACCTCCTCTTCTCCAAAGTAGAAACCAGTGCGTTGGCAGGAACAGCCGTCCCCCGGGACTTCGTCGAACTCCCGTCTCAGCTCATGGAAAATTGGTTCTGGGAACCCGATCTCCTCAAAGACATGGCCAAACACTATAAAACCGGCCAGCCCATCCCGGACAAGCTCCTCCTGTCCATGCAAAACGTCCGAAAGTACCATGCCGCCCTCAACTTCATGCGCCAGCTCATGTTAGGGAAAATGGACCTGGCACTCCACCTCAATCCCGACCTTCTCCGGAAAACCCCTCTGGATAAGCTCGACAAAGCCGTTCTCAACGATATTCTTTATCACAAGGATGTAGCCCTCCCGAGCGTCGTCCGCGGAAGTCACCACCTCTTCTCAAATCCAGTCGGCTACGCCTCCTTCTACTTCTCCTACAAATGGGCGGAAATTCTGGAAGCCGACGCTTTCTCCAAATTCAAGCACGACGGTATTTTCAATCAAGCTACGGCCCAATCATTCCGAACAAACATTCTGGAAAAAGGTTACTCATCTCCTCCCTCTGTCCTCTTCAAAAATTTCATGGGCCGAGATCCGAATCCGGATGCCATGCTCCGCAAATACGGCATCATTGATGAGGAACAACAAAACCCCGCCCTCACGCTCCTGCGAAACAACCTCCCTCCCAGGGAATAG
- the cas8c gene encoding type I-C CRISPR-associated protein Cas8c/Csd1, with protein sequence MILQELNALYSRLLQEDGNQLPDLGFSTQLIGFRIVLKEDGTLVEIRDIREPSPTDKKPKPRAQKMIVPGGTKPSGSGLNPCFLWDNSGYLLGYKGADDKKPARTREAFAALRDKYLAFESRVGHPAFSAVCRFLESWNPELTPEKISDASLYTCNGVFRIQSSKKDVHTTPEIQDWWRREGNDAWSGKDSGSDGTNRGICLVSGKESNLALLHEPAIKGVWKAQVSGAKLVSFNCSAFTSYGKEQSLNAPVGEYAAFSYCNALNYLLENENHSLQLGAASTVFWSDAPVSKMEEVNIVFRSMINTLPPAMDKSVSERVESILTALKQGRLDKGVDPDDDVRFFILGLEANASRLSVPFWLVSSFGELRRLVQNHYENLSIVPRWTKENSKFPDPELPLPFDLLRQTCRESKDIPKPYVGALMRSILQGLPYSDAIAGAMLRRIRIDCDVNYLRASFLKAWLIRNKQHSITKMLNTDNEEPGYVIGRLFAVYVKTQEDAGLTSTVKSYFSSASMTPLLVMSRLARLNQHHLKKLPSEGHRVNREKLLGEIEDKIKTSMPRRFTLEQQALFTLGYYHQMNSFYQKKDTPSNSEQQPTA encoded by the coding sequence ATGATTTTACAGGAACTTAATGCCCTTTACTCTCGTCTGCTTCAGGAAGATGGGAACCAATTGCCGGATTTGGGATTCAGCACCCAGCTCATCGGCTTTCGCATTGTCTTGAAAGAAGATGGAACGCTCGTGGAAATACGGGACATACGAGAGCCTTCCCCGACGGACAAGAAGCCCAAGCCCAGAGCTCAGAAGATGATCGTCCCCGGTGGTACCAAGCCTTCAGGGTCGGGACTGAATCCATGCTTCCTCTGGGACAATAGCGGGTATTTGCTGGGTTACAAAGGGGCAGATGACAAGAAGCCGGCACGTACCCGCGAGGCATTTGCCGCATTGAGGGACAAGTATCTTGCCTTCGAATCCCGGGTGGGGCATCCAGCGTTCAGTGCAGTGTGTCGGTTTTTGGAATCGTGGAACCCGGAGTTGACTCCTGAGAAAATCAGCGATGCCTCGCTATACACCTGTAACGGCGTTTTTCGCATCCAGAGCAGTAAGAAGGATGTACACACGACGCCCGAGATTCAGGACTGGTGGAGGAGAGAGGGAAACGATGCCTGGTCGGGCAAGGACTCCGGCTCCGATGGCACCAACAGGGGGATTTGCCTGGTTTCGGGGAAGGAAAGTAACTTGGCGTTGCTCCATGAACCTGCCATCAAAGGGGTGTGGAAGGCGCAAGTATCCGGTGCCAAGCTTGTGTCCTTCAATTGTTCTGCCTTTACATCCTATGGCAAGGAACAGAGCCTCAACGCCCCAGTTGGGGAATATGCGGCCTTTTCCTACTGCAATGCCCTGAATTATCTGTTGGAGAACGAGAACCACAGTCTTCAGTTAGGAGCGGCATCGACGGTGTTTTGGAGTGATGCCCCGGTCTCAAAAATGGAGGAAGTCAATATCGTTTTCCGCTCGATGATCAACACGCTGCCGCCTGCCATGGATAAGAGCGTGAGCGAGAGGGTGGAATCCATCTTGACTGCCTTGAAACAGGGGCGCTTGGACAAGGGAGTGGATCCGGATGATGATGTGCGTTTTTTCATTCTGGGGCTGGAAGCCAATGCGTCGCGCCTGTCGGTGCCCTTCTGGCTTGTCTCAAGCTTTGGAGAATTACGCCGTCTCGTCCAAAACCATTACGAAAACCTCAGTATTGTCCCCCGGTGGACTAAGGAAAACAGCAAGTTCCCCGACCCGGAATTGCCCCTTCCTTTTGACTTGTTGAGGCAGACCTGTCGCGAGTCTAAAGATATCCCCAAACCCTATGTGGGGGCCTTGATGCGGTCTATTTTACAAGGCCTTCCATATTCGGATGCCATAGCGGGCGCTATGTTGAGGAGGATACGGATAGATTGTGACGTCAACTATTTACGCGCTTCATTTCTTAAAGCGTGGCTTATCAGAAACAAACAACATTCCATAACGAAAATGCTGAATACAGACAACGAAGAACCCGGTTATGTGATAGGGCGTCTTTTTGCCGTCTACGTCAAGACGCAGGAAGACGCCGGACTTACATCGACCGTTAAAAGCTATTTTTCAAGTGCCTCCATGACGCCCCTGCTCGTCATGTCTCGCCTTGCCAGGCTGAACCAGCACCATTTGAAAAAGCTGCCCTCGGAAGGGCACAGGGTGAATAGAGAGAAGTTGCTCGGGGAGATTGAAGACAAGATCAAAACCAGTATGCCTCGACGTTTCACCTTGGAACAACAAGCCCTCTTCACTTTGGGGTACTACCACCAGATGAATAGTTTCTACCAAAAGAAAGACACTCCATCCAATTCAGAACAACAACCAACCGCTTAA
- the cas2 gene encoding CRISPR-associated endonuclease Cas2, whose protein sequence is MFILICYDVATSTKAGERRLRRIARICENYGQRVQNSVFECQIPSALFVGVKDQLLHEMDKEEDSMRFYFMGKTAGSKVLHIGTKVSYDIDGTLLI, encoded by the coding sequence ATGTTTATCCTGATTTGTTATGATGTAGCTACATCCACTAAAGCGGGCGAGCGTCGTCTTCGTCGGATTGCCCGCATATGCGAGAACTATGGGCAAAGAGTTCAAAATTCCGTATTCGAGTGTCAAATTCCGTCGGCACTTTTTGTTGGCGTGAAAGATCAACTGCTTCATGAGATGGACAAGGAAGAAGACAGCATGAGGTTTTACTTCATGGGAAAGACAGCAGGCAGTAAAGTTCTTCACATAGGAACCAAAGTATCCTACGATATTGACGGGACTCTCCTGATTTGA
- the cas5c gene encoding type I-C CRISPR-associated protein Cas5c: MISGIKLHVWGAFACFTRPELKAERFSYEVMTPSAAIGVLSAIYWKPEIRWVIDRIHVLKPIRFFQVRRNEVDGKFPKPKKEWMQGGSGNAGMFIEERRQQRASTILRDVEYLIEAHIEVLKADENPAIASEVKHLEMFKRRASKGQCFHQPYFGTREFPVDFELWEEESAPPSELPERDRNRNLGLMLHEIDYIPDQKGKIVRSNDGVRVTAQPRFFMASLEDGIMSVPPLSETMN, translated from the coding sequence ATGATATCTGGAATAAAATTACATGTATGGGGTGCATTTGCCTGTTTTACGCGTCCGGAGTTGAAGGCGGAACGTTTTTCCTATGAAGTGATGACTCCTTCGGCGGCGATTGGCGTTTTGTCTGCGATTTATTGGAAGCCCGAAATCCGATGGGTGATCGACAGGATTCACGTGTTGAAGCCTATCCGTTTTTTCCAAGTCAGGAGGAATGAAGTGGACGGAAAATTTCCGAAGCCCAAGAAGGAATGGATGCAGGGAGGAAGCGGCAATGCCGGGATGTTCATCGAAGAGAGAAGACAGCAGCGAGCTTCGACTATTTTGAGGGATGTCGAGTACCTGATTGAGGCTCATATTGAGGTCCTGAAGGCCGATGAGAATCCTGCCATTGCTTCGGAAGTGAAGCATTTGGAGATGTTCAAGAGGCGGGCGTCCAAGGGGCAGTGCTTCCATCAACCTTATTTCGGGACGCGGGAGTTCCCCGTTGATTTTGAGCTTTGGGAGGAGGAATCTGCCCCTCCATCAGAGCTCCCTGAGCGGGACAGGAACAGGAATCTGGGACTGATGCTGCACGAGATCGACTATATCCCGGATCAAAAAGGCAAGATTGTCAGGTCGAACGACGGCGTCAGAGTGACTGCACAGCCGAGGTTTTTCATGGCGTCACTGGAGGATGGAATCATGTCCGTGCCGCCACTGTCTGAAACAATGAATTGA
- a CDS encoding lipocalin family protein → MKNDTISIMWMKTMIPMLAAGILAGCGTHPVAPLEGDWVQPVPGQPKAQQGVRLEKGGKASSLNMATLVYESWELDGNNLKLKGKSIGNKQTIPFEETVIVKEVTPENMTWTVDGQDFTFTRKP, encoded by the coding sequence ATGAAGAACGATACAATTTCGATTATGTGGATGAAAACGATGATTCCGATGTTGGCCGCCGGTATACTGGCGGGTTGTGGTACCCATCCGGTTGCTCCTTTGGAAGGTGACTGGGTACAACCGGTACCCGGGCAACCGAAAGCCCAGCAGGGTGTGCGTTTGGAGAAGGGGGGAAAAGCCTCTTCCCTGAATATGGCGACGCTTGTTTACGAAAGTTGGGAACTGGACGGCAATAATCTGAAACTGAAGGGAAAGAGTATTGGCAATAAGCAAACTATCCCCTTTGAGGAAACGGTTATTGTCAAGGAAGTGACTCCCGAGAATATGACTTGGACGGTTGACGGACAGGATTTCACGTTTACCCGTAAACCGTAA